One Nostoc punctiforme PCC 73102 DNA window includes the following coding sequences:
- the pbpC gene encoding penicillin-binding protein 1C: protein MKLILRSLLQIKHSSKFILAVLVICLIIRLLPYFAPVRAADIAQNQLAMQFSDRNGLPLGTLLTRDQEHTSVVPLNQVSPQFIHAILAAEDGSFYHHGALDMKAVIRASKEAIHAKRIVSGASTITMQLSRMLDPVPRSFSGKLQEIWLSWRLTAGMNKDEILSAYINRLPMGGNIYGVEAAAQTYFSIPASELNLAQASLLAAIPNNPTYFNPYEHWERLKQRQKYVLNRMVEEKYISGAIAAARTQTEKVVFQSRPRGIIAAPHFLFWLANQIPPTPLEKQGWGDKSVIRTTINRPLQQFVEAQVQQVISSLAANNVHDAAALVIDNHTGEVLAYVGSPDYFNQAKLGRNDGVQALRQPGSTLKPFVYELALEKSLIRPNTILADVPARYAIPGARLYSPTDYTERFLGPVRVRIALANSLNVPAVRVLEKVGVQTFLERLHQLGFENLNQTPEHYGLGLTLGSGEVSLWELARAYVTMARLGESIPLVSTFSDSPIQNSSCAESAPNMRCNIQNSTTIWQLITNILSDNHARATAFGVNSVLNLPFPVAVKTGTSSNFRDTWTVGFTTDYTVATWVGNFNGEPMRQVSGVTGAAPLWNRIMLHLHEHQEPAAFPPPEGLIQLPICAISGLRPTSDCTSVVQEYFYPEDKIAYEGNNQFNLPPEYNEWLAKQQQSSLVSTNLRILSPHHGDLFLLYPGEETKQKLEFKLAGNKSAPVEWWLNGEKLDTNSANSLFWNLRPGKWTLEARSGEMNDKVSFQVKLANIKPTRRGFSISNSQVKGNHP from the coding sequence ATGAAACTAATTTTACGATCGCTACTCCAAATTAAACACAGTAGCAAATTTATCCTAGCTGTGCTGGTAATCTGCCTGATTATACGCTTATTACCGTATTTTGCGCCCGTTCGAGCCGCAGATATTGCCCAAAATCAACTGGCAATGCAATTTAGCGATCGCAATGGTTTACCATTAGGAACATTGCTCACCCGTGACCAAGAACATACATCAGTCGTACCGCTAAATCAAGTTTCGCCCCAGTTTATCCATGCTATTTTAGCCGCCGAGGATGGCAGCTTTTACCATCACGGCGCGTTGGATATGAAAGCTGTTATCCGCGCCAGCAAAGAAGCTATCCACGCGAAACGAATTGTTTCCGGCGCTTCCACTATTACTATGCAACTGTCACGGATGTTAGATCCCGTCCCCCGCAGCTTTTCTGGTAAACTGCAAGAGATTTGGCTATCTTGGCGGTTAACAGCAGGGATGAATAAAGATGAAATTCTCTCTGCATATATTAATCGGCTACCAATGGGCGGGAATATATATGGTGTGGAAGCAGCCGCGCAGACTTATTTTTCCATCCCAGCGAGTGAGTTAAATCTTGCTCAAGCTAGTTTGTTGGCTGCTATCCCCAATAATCCCACATATTTTAATCCTTATGAACATTGGGAACGGTTGAAGCAGCGACAAAAATACGTCCTCAATCGTATGGTAGAGGAAAAATATATTAGTGGAGCGATCGCAGCAGCCCGAACACAAACCGAAAAAGTTGTGTTTCAGTCTCGCCCACGAGGAATTATCGCCGCACCACACTTTTTATTTTGGTTAGCCAATCAAATCCCCCCAACTCCTCTTGAAAAGCAAGGCTGGGGAGATAAATCCGTTATTCGCACAACTATAAATCGCCCTTTACAGCAGTTTGTAGAAGCACAGGTGCAGCAGGTGATTTCTTCCCTAGCCGCTAATAATGTTCATGATGCAGCTGCGTTGGTAATTGACAACCACACTGGTGAGGTATTGGCTTATGTCGGTTCGCCTGATTACTTTAATCAAGCAAAACTAGGACGCAATGATGGAGTGCAAGCGCTACGTCAACCTGGTTCTACCCTCAAGCCTTTTGTTTATGAATTAGCTTTAGAAAAAAGTTTAATTCGCCCAAATACCATTTTGGCAGATGTTCCCGCCCGTTATGCAATTCCCGGCGCGAGACTTTACAGCCCAACCGATTACACGGAACGCTTTCTTGGCCCTGTGCGGGTGCGAATCGCCTTAGCAAATTCGTTGAATGTACCCGCAGTCAGGGTTTTAGAAAAAGTAGGTGTGCAGACTTTTTTAGAACGATTGCATCAACTTGGGTTTGAAAATCTCAATCAAACCCCAGAACATTACGGTTTAGGGTTAACTCTCGGTAGCGGCGAAGTCAGTTTATGGGAACTAGCTAGAGCTTACGTTACTATGGCACGACTTGGAGAGTCTATCCCTTTAGTAAGCACATTTTCTGATTCTCCAATCCAAAATTCAAGTTGCGCTGAAAGCGCACCAAATATGCGATGTAATATCCAAAATTCAACGACGATATGGCAATTAATTACTAACATACTCAGTGATAATCATGCTCGTGCCACAGCATTTGGTGTAAACTCTGTGTTAAATTTACCCTTTCCTGTTGCCGTTAAAACTGGCACTTCTTCCAATTTTCGTGATACTTGGACAGTTGGCTTCACTACTGATTACACCGTCGCTACTTGGGTAGGCAATTTCAATGGCGAACCGATGCGACAAGTTTCAGGTGTGACAGGGGCTGCACCCTTGTGGAATCGGATTATGTTACACCTGCACGAACATCAAGAACCAGCAGCTTTTCCACCTCCAGAAGGTTTAATACAATTACCTATTTGTGCAATTTCGGGATTACGGCCGACATCAGATTGTACCTCAGTTGTGCAGGAATATTTCTATCCAGAAGATAAAATTGCCTACGAAGGTAACAATCAATTTAACTTACCACCAGAGTATAACGAGTGGTTGGCAAAACAACAGCAATCGAGTCTTGTTTCTACCAATTTGAGAATTTTGTCCCCGCATCATGGCGACTTATTTTTACTGTATCCAGGTGAAGAAACGAAGCAAAAACTCGAATTTAAGCTAGCGGGAAATAAATCTGCACCTGTTGAATGGTGGCTCAATGGTGAAAAGTTAGATACAAATTCAGCTAATTCTTTATTTTGGAATTTACGTCCTGGTAAGTGGACTTTGGAAGCAAGAAGCGGTGAAATGAATGACAAGGTAAGTTTTC
- a CDS encoding alpha-2-macroglobulin family protein, whose protein sequence is MTGCNFFGINSSKEQLPAVSPLTPPKLPDWIEQISPIGDAKPLNQIRIRFKEALIPVESLDSPEQQKILEKFALWPPLPGQFRFLTPRMVGFQAEKALPIATRFQVTLKAGLADLKNHRLDKDLPWTFNTESIKLTNLPGVNPIEKADIEPIDLQEKLQFTSNVELNLASVQEKLQLIPEGKNKGVGFKVELNKEEKPVKNEEDPLEKFDPSARNWIYNLIPQQNLEKATPYRLVFSPGIRPAYGNLPTEKEFASKLVTYSPLAFQKINFYGQPDSGGTFGRFIKGSPQLEFNNVLLPDSAKESITINPAPKDISRIIQINDEDKIVGINPYALEPAKTYTITIGGNLKDKFGQTLGKPVTLKYDTGDLAGDIWVPSDLNIFPTDKNLQLNITTGNLPESKYKAAYRAVKPTDLVYFNNSNDLLPQPSDWQSFKVSGQKNQSVDIAVPLREKISAATGMLAYGVQARTNKYQENGKELWREPTTYGLVELTNLGVFTQWFPDSGLIRVNHLTDGSPVQAAAVEIYQSKLQAKSRPEPISCATGKTDENGIFRIIREGLQACYSGNESSSKSPQLLVIARENQDWAFARTEEYSGVYGYGIDAGWQDSKPESRGVIFSDRQLYQPGEKAWFTGFAGFLQNGKIQQDKNAVYQLTLVNPDGQKTNLGTQTTNEFGTFSLELPIKTTQRLGYHTIQAKGKNGQELSGEFRVAEFKPPNFKVELNLDKEFAYIDDKVDINATSNYLFGAPVEGGEVKYFITRQQANFIPKGWDEFTFGRQWLWPEESPSISSDVLQNNTQLDANGKNSQTVSVAKDLPYPMTYQVDVQVADVSNLSVANSKTFIALPSNRLIGLKSNFITDAGKAFPIDVVVTDPTGKPITGQRVRLELQEIKYSSVTQLVEGSRTAKNQVEYKTVGQVEITSASNPQSVSLTAPESGSYRIRVNFSDAKNELSATDLQIWATGQNPVFWGSKEKDVLELKLDKQEFKPGETATVLIQSPYPDAELYFAVIKDKPLYQQITKVQGSAPQIQFQVTPEMLPNAAIEAVLVRQGKPISQVEVGTLDNLVKIGFTPFKVNLEDKYLKLQVKPVQASLEPGAEETVQLELKDNQGNPTKGQFTVMVVNEAVLQLSGYRPPDLVDTVYAEQTISTRFNDNRADVILQPQDVAKPKGWGYGGGFSTGAANTRTRTDFKALAYYNASVLTDANGNAQITFKLPDDLTTWRVMAVATDGNLRFGNGDATFITTKPLLTNAILPQFARPGDRILAGLSVTNNTGNTGNLSINGELSGTVKFADKNPTTTALQTKAESATHAYRFPMVADSVGVGKVRFTTQLNGTAADAFELPLEIKPVEITEQVVETGVTEKQVKIPLNVDKNTFPDAGGLDIQLASTLIPEIQAPAKQVLKDNDLPFTEPAASQLMIAANLQTISQKYGPTFAEFNPSQQANLAIEQLQKLQIADGGFAAFPGQEKSDPWVSAYAGESLAKASKVFPNLVDSGMLSRLKTYLQKVLANPGEYDFCKQLLCKRQLQINSLIALSDLGDKRNTFLADIYEQRNNFDLVTQIKLARYLSQFPEWQDESQQLVNKLQQNIYETGRTAVVSLPSSWGWMSSSTTTQAQALRLFIAKQSKPEVIDKLFQSLLALRRDGTWQTNYNNAQALTALVDYSQLQPTPPNFVATVQLAGNKLGENRFEGYKNPSLQLIVPMNLLPRGRNDLTLQKAGNGTLHYLVAYNYRLQGNQQGRFNGLRITREISQVNEEKVLQKTGIYAFDKPLTLTSGQVFDIGLEIIADRPADHIVIKDPLPAGFEAVDASFQTTTAALQAKADNWELGFRNIYRDRIIAYADHLEPGVYSLHYLVRSVTPGTFSWPGAEVHLQYAPEEFGRTAESTLILEDAK, encoded by the coding sequence ATGACAGGGTGTAATTTTTTTGGTATCAACTCAAGTAAAGAACAACTGCCAGCAGTATCCCCACTTACACCACCAAAATTACCAGACTGGATTGAACAAATTAGTCCTATTGGCGATGCAAAACCTCTCAACCAAATTCGCATCCGTTTTAAAGAAGCTTTAATCCCAGTTGAAAGTCTTGATAGTCCGGAACAACAGAAAATATTAGAAAAATTTGCCCTTTGGCCGCCTTTACCCGGTCAATTTCGCTTTTTAACACCGCGTATGGTGGGATTTCAAGCTGAGAAAGCATTGCCAATAGCGACAAGATTTCAAGTCACTCTCAAAGCAGGTTTAGCTGATTTAAAAAATCATCGCCTAGATAAAGATTTACCTTGGACTTTCAATACCGAATCTATCAAACTGACTAATTTACCTGGTGTCAATCCTATTGAGAAGGCTGATATTGAACCCATTGATTTACAAGAAAAGCTACAGTTTACTTCCAACGTAGAATTAAATTTAGCTTCCGTACAAGAAAAATTACAGTTAATTCCTGAAGGAAAAAATAAAGGTGTAGGCTTCAAAGTCGAATTAAATAAAGAAGAAAAACCAGTAAAAAATGAAGAAGACCCTTTAGAAAAATTTGACCCTTCAGCCCGCAATTGGATTTATAATCTCATCCCACAGCAAAATCTCGAAAAGGCAACTCCTTATCGCCTAGTCTTTTCTCCCGGAATACGTCCTGCTTATGGCAATCTCCCTACAGAGAAAGAATTTGCCAGTAAGTTAGTAACTTATTCACCTTTAGCATTCCAGAAAATCAACTTTTACGGACAGCCAGATTCAGGTGGAACTTTTGGAAGATTTATTAAAGGCAGTCCCCAACTAGAATTTAATAACGTTTTACTGCCAGATTCAGCTAAAGAAAGTATTACGATTAATCCAGCACCAAAAGACATTTCGAGAATCATCCAAATAAATGATGAAGATAAAATTGTCGGCATCAATCCTTATGCACTAGAACCAGCTAAAACTTATACAATTACTATTGGCGGAAATCTCAAAGATAAGTTTGGGCAAACTTTGGGTAAACCTGTAACACTTAAATATGATACTGGAGATTTAGCCGGGGATATCTGGGTGCCATCAGATTTGAATATTTTCCCCACAGATAAAAATTTACAGCTAAATATTACTACCGGAAATCTACCAGAATCTAAATATAAAGCAGCTTATCGAGCAGTTAAACCAACAGATTTAGTTTATTTTAATAATAGTAATGATTTATTACCACAACCTTCTGATTGGCAAAGCTTTAAGGTATCGGGTCAGAAAAACCAATCAGTCGATATTGCTGTTCCTCTGCGGGAAAAAATAAGTGCAGCCACAGGAATGTTAGCTTATGGAGTGCAAGCCCGTACTAATAAATATCAGGAAAATGGAAAGGAACTGTGGCGAGAACCTACCACTTATGGCTTAGTTGAATTGACGAATTTGGGCGTATTTACTCAGTGGTTTCCTGATTCAGGCTTAATTCGCGTCAATCATCTGACAGATGGTTCGCCAGTTCAAGCGGCGGCTGTGGAAATTTATCAATCAAAATTACAAGCAAAATCTCGCCCCGAACCGATATCTTGTGCAACGGGTAAAACTGATGAAAATGGAATTTTTAGAATTATTCGTGAAGGATTACAGGCATGTTATTCTGGCAATGAAAGTTCTAGTAAATCACCACAATTATTAGTAATTGCCCGTGAAAATCAAGATTGGGCATTCGCTAGAACTGAAGAATATAGCGGCGTTTATGGCTACGGTATTGATGCAGGTTGGCAAGATAGTAAGCCAGAATCACGCGGGGTAATTTTCTCAGACAGACAGTTATATCAACCAGGTGAAAAAGCTTGGTTTACTGGTTTTGCTGGCTTCTTGCAAAATGGCAAAATCCAACAAGATAAAAATGCCGTTTACCAATTGACTTTAGTAAATCCTGATGGACAAAAGACTAACTTAGGTACACAAACTACAAATGAATTTGGTACGTTTTCTCTAGAATTGCCAATTAAAACTACTCAGCGCTTAGGCTACCATACAATCCAGGCTAAGGGTAAAAATGGACAAGAACTTTCTGGTGAATTTCGGGTGGCTGAGTTTAAGCCACCGAACTTTAAAGTCGAACTGAACTTAGATAAAGAATTTGCTTATATAGACGATAAAGTTGATATTAATGCAACAAGCAACTATTTATTTGGTGCGCCTGTAGAAGGTGGAGAAGTAAAATACTTTATTACTCGTCAACAAGCTAATTTTATTCCCAAAGGTTGGGACGAATTTACTTTTGGTCGGCAGTGGTTATGGCCAGAAGAATCTCCTAGTATCTCTAGTGATGTGTTGCAAAATAATACCCAACTAGATGCTAATGGGAAAAATAGTCAAACGGTAAGTGTGGCTAAAGATTTACCGTATCCCATGACTTACCAAGTAGATGTGCAAGTTGCAGATGTTTCTAATCTGTCTGTAGCGAATTCCAAAACTTTTATAGCCTTACCTAGTAATCGTCTAATTGGGTTAAAAAGTAATTTCATTACTGATGCTGGTAAGGCTTTTCCTATTGATGTAGTTGTTACCGACCCTACAGGAAAACCGATAACAGGTCAACGAGTGCGCCTGGAATTACAAGAGATTAAATACAGTAGTGTCACTCAATTAGTTGAAGGTAGCCGAACGGCAAAAAATCAAGTTGAATATAAAACAGTGGGACAAGTAGAAATTACATCTGCTAGCAATCCCCAATCGGTAAGTTTGACAGCACCGGAATCTGGTTCATACCGGATTAGAGTGAATTTTAGTGATGCAAAAAATGAATTAAGTGCCACAGATTTACAAATTTGGGCAACTGGACAAAACCCAGTATTTTGGGGTTCTAAAGAAAAAGATGTCTTAGAACTAAAATTAGATAAACAAGAGTTTAAACCTGGTGAAACTGCTACTGTACTAATTCAATCTCCCTATCCAGATGCAGAATTGTACTTTGCGGTGATTAAAGACAAACCCCTTTATCAGCAAATTACCAAGGTTCAAGGAAGCGCACCACAAATTCAGTTTCAAGTTACACCAGAAATGCTACCAAATGCAGCCATTGAAGCTGTATTAGTAAGACAAGGTAAACCCATCAGCCAAGTGGAAGTAGGAACTTTAGATAACTTGGTGAAGATTGGTTTTACACCTTTTAAAGTTAACTTAGAAGATAAGTATTTAAAACTGCAAGTTAAGCCAGTGCAAGCATCATTAGAACCTGGTGCAGAAGAAACAGTACAACTAGAACTGAAGGATAATCAAGGTAATCCCACCAAAGGACAGTTTACAGTCATGGTGGTAAATGAAGCGGTGTTACAACTTTCTGGTTATCGTCCGCCAGATTTGGTGGATACAGTTTATGCAGAACAGACAATATCTACCCGCTTTAACGATAATCGCGCGGATGTCATCTTACAACCGCAAGATGTAGCTAAACCAAAAGGTTGGGGTTATGGTGGTGGTTTCTCAACTGGTGCAGCGAATACTCGCACTCGCACCGATTTTAAAGCCTTAGCTTACTACAACGCTTCTGTTCTCACTGATGCAAATGGTAATGCACAGATAACCTTTAAACTCCCGGATGACTTAACTACATGGCGGGTGATGGCTGTAGCCACCGATGGAAATCTGCGTTTCGGCAATGGGGACGCGACGTTTATCACCACAAAACCACTGCTAACTAATGCCATCTTGCCACAGTTTGCCCGTCCAGGCGATCGCATTCTCGCTGGTTTATCCGTCACCAACAACACCGGAAATACAGGAAATCTCTCAATTAATGGCGAACTTAGCGGTACTGTGAAGTTTGCTGACAAAAACCCCACAACTACTGCTTTGCAAACCAAAGCTGAATCTGCAACCCATGCTTATCGCTTTCCAATGGTGGCGGATAGCGTCGGAGTTGGTAAGGTTCGCTTTACCACTCAGCTAAATGGTACAGCCGCAGATGCTTTTGAATTACCTTTGGAAATTAAGCCAGTTGAAATTACAGAACAAGTCGTTGAAACTGGTGTCACTGAAAAACAGGTGAAAATTCCCCTGAATGTTGATAAAAATACCTTCCCTGATGCGGGAGGTTTAGATATTCAGTTAGCGAGTACTTTGATACCGGAGATTCAAGCACCAGCAAAGCAGGTTTTAAAAGATAATGATTTGCCGTTTACAGAACCTGCTGCAAGTCAATTAATGATTGCGGCTAATTTGCAAACTATCTCCCAAAAATATGGTCCAACTTTTGCAGAATTTAATCCTAGCCAACAAGCTAATTTAGCAATCGAACAATTACAAAAACTTCAAATAGCCGATGGTGGTTTTGCTGCTTTCCCCGGACAAGAAAAATCTGACCCTTGGGTTTCTGCTTATGCGGGTGAATCTTTGGCTAAAGCTAGTAAGGTATTCCCTAATTTAGTCGATTCTGGAATGCTATCTCGCCTCAAAACTTATCTGCAAAAAGTTCTAGCGAATCCTGGAGAATACGATTTTTGCAAACAACTACTCTGTAAAAGGCAACTGCAAATTAATAGTTTAATCGCTTTATCAGATTTAGGAGATAAACGCAATACTTTTCTTGCAGATATTTATGAACAGCGCAATAATTTTGATTTAGTAACTCAAATTAAACTAGCGCGATATTTATCTCAATTCCCAGAATGGCAAGATGAATCTCAACAATTAGTCAACAAGCTGCAACAGAATATCTATGAAACTGGCCGCACAGCAGTTGTGAGTTTACCCAGCAGTTGGGGATGGATGAGTTCATCTACGACGACGCAAGCGCAAGCTTTACGCTTATTTATTGCCAAGCAAAGCAAACCCGAAGTTATAGATAAGTTATTCCAAAGCCTTCTCGCACTGCGCCGGGATGGTACATGGCAAACTAACTATAATAATGCCCAAGCACTAACAGCTTTGGTAGATTATAGTCAACTGCAACCCACACCGCCGAATTTTGTTGCCACTGTGCAATTAGCTGGTAATAAGTTAGGAGAGAATCGCTTTGAAGGTTACAAAAATCCTAGCTTACAACTAATTGTGCCAATGAATCTATTACCTCGTGGGCGTAATGATTTAACGCTGCAAAAAGCAGGTAATGGCACTTTACACTATCTGGTTGCTTATAATTATCGCTTGCAAGGAAATCAACAAGGCAGGTTTAACGGTTTACGCATAACACGAGAAATTAGTCAAGTAAATGAAGAGAAAGTTTTACAAAAAACAGGTATTTATGCTTTCGATAAACCCTTGACTTTAACTTCTGGACAGGTGTTTGATATTGGTTTAGAAATCATCGCCGATCGCCCCGCGGATCATATAGTAATTAAAGATCCTTTACCAGCAGGCTTTGAGGCGGTAGATGCAAGTTTTCAAACTACCACAGCTGCATTACAAGCAAAAGCCGATAATTGGGAACTTGGCTTTAGAAATATCTACCGCGATCGCATTATCGCCTATGCCGACCACCTGGAACCAGGAGTTTATAGTCTGCATTACCTAGTCCGTTCTGTCACCCCTGGTACCTTTTCCTGGCCTGGTGCAGAAGTTCACCTACAATATGCACCAGAAGAATTTGGGCGTACTGCTGAGTCTACATTGATATTGGAGGATGCGAAGTAG
- a CDS encoding DUF7219 family protein, whose translation MDETNLDDKNKFLYPRSRYYGQVKPENLVFNANLQEFAQKVGYITNLETSGKIEPEDAYKQIKALWKQLKRSKKALFIDEEPSEKS comes from the coding sequence ATGGACGAGACTAATCTTGACGACAAAAACAAATTTCTTTACCCTCGTAGTCGCTATTACGGTCAAGTTAAGCCAGAGAATTTAGTATTTAATGCCAACCTTCAAGAATTTGCTCAAAAAGTTGGCTACATTACCAATCTAGAAACATCTGGAAAGATTGAGCCAGAAGATGCTTACAAACAAATTAAAGCACTTTGGAAACAGTTGAAGCGTAGTAAGAAAGCATTGTTCATTGATGAGGAACCCTCAGAGAAATCCTGA
- a CDS encoding bifunctional cobalt-precorrin-7 (C(5))-methyltransferase/cobalt-precorrin-6B (C(15))-methyltransferase, which yields MTEKWLSIVGIGEDGLQGLSAIARSLVDRAKVIVGGDRHLAMLPTDDQREKIVWTSPISISVDEIIQRRGQSICVLASGDPMCYGIGVTLMRRIPVSEMTIIPAPSAFSLACARMGWSLTEVETLSLNGRPSSLLQSYIYPKARLLILSGGKDTPAIVAKILTNRGYGGSEITVLERMGGTHERIVEGTAASWSETEVAALNAIAVYCIADAGVIPLPRLPGLPDNAYHHDGQLTKREVRAITLAALAPTPGQLLWDVGAGCGSISIEWMRSNARCRAIAIEQNSSRLLYIADNAATLGTPNVQIIEGKAPHALKDLPAPDAIFIGGGVTATGLFDVCWEALRPGGRLVANVVTVEGEQTLFQWHERVGGDLTRVAIQRTEPIGKFLGWRAMAPVTQWVVVK from the coding sequence ATGACAGAGAAATGGCTTTCTATCGTGGGCATTGGGGAAGATGGATTACAGGGGTTAAGTGCTATCGCTCGTTCTCTAGTCGATCGAGCTAAAGTAATTGTCGGAGGCGATCGCCATTTAGCAATGCTCCCTACAGACGATCAACGTGAAAAAATAGTCTGGACATCCCCCATTAGCATTTCTGTAGACGAAATCATTCAGCGTCGCGGTCAGTCAATCTGCGTACTCGCAAGCGGCGATCCGATGTGTTACGGCATTGGTGTCACCTTAATGCGGCGAATTCCCGTTTCTGAAATGACGATTATCCCCGCACCTTCAGCTTTCAGCCTCGCCTGTGCCAGGATGGGATGGTCTTTAACTGAGGTGGAAACCTTGAGTTTGAATGGTCGTCCATCCTCCCTACTCCAGTCTTACATTTACCCAAAAGCACGGTTGTTGATTTTGAGTGGAGGGAAGGACACACCCGCCATTGTTGCGAAAATTTTGACAAATCGCGGCTATGGTGGCAGCGAAATTACCGTCTTGGAGCGTATGGGCGGTACTCATGAAAGAATTGTGGAAGGTACGGCTGCATCTTGGAGTGAAACTGAAGTTGCGGCTTTGAATGCGATCGCAGTTTATTGTATTGCTGATGCTGGGGTTATCCCATTACCAAGATTACCAGGGCTACCAGATAACGCTTATCACCACGATGGACAGTTAACGAAGCGTGAGGTTAGGGCAATCACCCTAGCAGCTTTAGCACCCACACCGGGACAATTGTTGTGGGATGTTGGCGCGGGTTGCGGTTCAATTTCTATCGAATGGATGCGGAGTAATGCTCGATGTCGAGCGATCGCGATCGAACAAAATTCTTCTAGACTACTTTATATTGCCGATAATGCCGCCACTCTCGGTACTCCAAATGTGCAAATCATTGAAGGTAAAGCGCCCCATGCACTGAAAGATTTGCCAGCACCAGATGCTATTTTTATTGGTGGTGGGGTGACAGCAACAGGACTTTTTGATGTTTGCTGGGAAGCACTGCGTCCGGGTGGGCGTTTGGTAGCAAATGTGGTGACGGTAGAGGGCGAGCAAACTTTATTTCAATGGCATGAACGAGTCGGTGGCGATTTAACTCGTGTTGCCATTCAACGGACGGAACCTATTGGTAAATTTTTGGGCTGGCGGGCAATGGCACCTGTAACGCAATGGGTAGTTGTAAAATAA
- a CDS encoding 4-hydroxy-3-methylbut-2-enyl diphosphate reductase, with amino-acid sequence MDTKAFKRSLQHSENYNRKGFGHQAEVATQLQSEYQSNLIQEIRDRNYILQRGDVTIRLAQAFGFCWGVERAVAMAYETRQHFPTEHIWITNEIIHNPSVNQRMQEMEVEFIPIEGKNKDFSVVGTGDVVILPAFGASVQEMQILHDKGCKIVDTTCPWVSKVWNTVEKHKKIDYTSIIHGKYKHEETVATSSFAGKYLIVLNLQEAQYVADYIINGGNREEFLTKFAKACSAGFDPDRDLERVGIANQTTMLKDETEQIGKLFERTMLQKYSPIELNQHFQSFNTICDATQERQDAMLELVEHNLNLMVVIGGFNSSNTTQLQQIAFERRIPSYHIDTVERIKSGDSIEHRQLNGQLITTENWLPDGEIVVGITSGASTPDKVVEDVIEKIFAVKATAALV; translated from the coding sequence ATGGATACAAAAGCTTTTAAGCGCAGCCTGCAACATTCCGAAAATTACAATCGCAAAGGGTTTGGTCATCAAGCAGAAGTTGCCACCCAGTTGCAGTCTGAGTATCAGAGTAATTTGATTCAAGAAATCCGCGATCGCAATTACATTCTGCAACGGGGTGATGTGACGATCCGACTGGCACAAGCCTTTGGGTTTTGCTGGGGTGTAGAAAGGGCTGTGGCCATGGCTTACGAAACCCGTCAGCACTTCCCCACAGAACACATCTGGATTACTAACGAGATTATCCACAACCCTTCTGTAAATCAGCGAATGCAGGAGATGGAAGTAGAATTCATCCCCATTGAAGGAAAGAATAAAGACTTTTCTGTTGTTGGCACTGGTGATGTAGTGATATTGCCCGCTTTTGGGGCTAGCGTTCAAGAAATGCAGATCCTTCACGATAAAGGCTGCAAAATTGTTGATACAACTTGCCCTTGGGTATCTAAAGTTTGGAATACAGTAGAAAAGCACAAAAAAATAGATTATACATCAATAATTCACGGTAAATATAAGCACGAAGAAACAGTCGCTACTAGTTCATTTGCTGGCAAGTATTTGATTGTGTTGAACTTGCAAGAAGCGCAATATGTTGCTGACTATATTATCAATGGTGGAAATCGTGAAGAATTTCTGACAAAATTTGCTAAAGCTTGTTCAGCAGGATTTGACCCCGATCGTGATTTAGAAAGAGTTGGCATTGCTAACCAGACTACGATGCTTAAAGACGAAACTGAGCAAATCGGGAAACTTTTTGAGCGGACTATGTTGCAGAAGTATAGTCCTATCGAGTTAAATCAGCATTTTCAAAGCTTCAATACCATCTGTGATGCCACCCAAGAACGGCAAGATGCAATGTTGGAATTAGTGGAGCATAACTTAAATTTAATGGTAGTAATTGGTGGATTTAATTCATCAAATACTACTCAATTACAACAAATTGCTTTTGAGCGGAGAATTCCCTCTTATCACATTGATACTGTTGAACGGATTAAATCAGGAGATTCTATAGAACATCGACAATTAAATGGGCAATTAATAACTACAGAAAACTGGTTGCCAGACGGTGAAATTGTCGTGGGAATTACTTCTGGTGCTTCTACACCAGATAAGGTGGTAGAAGATGTGATTGAGAAGATTTTTGCTGTGAAAGCAACAGCAGCGCTGGTATAA